In one Heteronotia binoei isolate CCM8104 ecotype False Entrance Well chromosome 1, APGP_CSIRO_Hbin_v1, whole genome shotgun sequence genomic region, the following are encoded:
- the BOLA1 gene encoding bolA-like protein 1: MVPSRLLLLPRLLRWPSLTCAYSAGGGPAMEKPVGAAIRAKLQEALKPVHLEVIDDSHMHAVPRGAETHFRVVVASPHFEGLSLIHRHRLVNDILQEELAGPVHALSIQARTPQQWQKNPAVGQSPPCLGGSKHDPHMASKVGSLD, translated from the coding sequence ATGGTTCCCTcccgcctgctgctgctgccccgccTGCTCCGCTGGCCGTCACTGACCTGTGCCTACTCTGCAGGGGGCGGCCCTGCGATGGAGAAGCCGGTGGGCGCGGCCATCCGGGCCAAGCTCCAAGAGGCCTTGAAGCCCGTCCACCTGGAAGTCATCGACGACAGCCACATGCACGCCGTGCCCCGGGGTGCGGAGACCCACTTCCGGGTGGTGGTGGCCAGCCCCCACTTCGAGGGCCTCTCCCTCATCCATCGCCACCGGCTGGTGAACGACATCTTGCAGGAGGAGCTGGCCGGCCCGGTCCACGCCCTCTCCATCCAAGCCAGGACGCCGCAGCAGTGGCAGAAGAACCCCGCCGTGGGCCAGAGCCCCCCCTGCCTCGGCGGGTCCAAACACGACCCACACATGGCCAGCAAGGTGGGGTCGCTGGACTGA